The following coding sequences lie in one Arachis ipaensis cultivar K30076 chromosome B03, Araip1.1, whole genome shotgun sequence genomic window:
- the LOC107628719 gene encoding uncharacterized protein LOC107628719 isoform X1, which yields MYLRRIQCRDRRWAFVLQPSKYSFSPRFSDHANLQSFSSKTTVRAYASHGSFLRRHLLGSDSYSFASYRNNCIGLDKRTSLCISTQLRAYSSESDGRNASEDKHVHVKDGANIDKGKNQKEKFDKDVKYCNEHARLGEQDQAEWLHNEKLGIESKKKESPFLTRRDKFRNEFLRRIVPWEKINISWDTFPYHVNEHTKNLLVECTASHLRHNSFASSFGVRLTSSSGRILLQSVPGTELYRERLVKALAHDLQVPLLVLDSSILAPYDIDDELSSDYESEDDNADSGAEGSLESENEDDNDAGNEEEWTSSNEVKSDASENENDNDDAIASAEAALKKVKAAVQKLVPYNIEEFEKISSGESESSESSRSNEANSSGKSGCQIRKGDRVKYIGPSTRATIDDRIRLGKILTSDGSTSAYTVIHGRPLTTGQRGEVYEVSGDQVAVIMDINEDRGNEGGAENLSSDHHTKPPIRWLHGRDIENDLDAQALDCYIALEALCEVLHSKQPLIVYFPDGSQWLHKSVPKSNRNEFFNKVEELFDRLSGPVVLICGQNKVQSGSKEKEQFTMILPNFGRVAKLPLSLKRLTEGFRGAKRSEDDEIHKLFSNVLCVHPPKDENVLVTFKKQLEEDRKIVVSRSNLNELRKVLEEHQLSCVDLLHVNTDGVILTKQKAEKVIGWSKNHYLSSCLLPSVKGERLCIPRESLEIAISRLKGQENISQKPSQNLKNLAKDEFESNFISAVVPPGEIGVKFDDIGALENVKKALNELVILPMRRPELFSRGNLLRPCKGILLFGPPGTGKTLLAKALATEAGANFISITGSTLTSKWFGDAEKLTKALFSFASKLSPVIIFVDEVDSLLGARGGAFEHEATRRMRNEFMAAWDGLRSKENQRILILGATNRPFDLDDAVIRRLPRRIYVDLPDAENRMKILRIFLAQENLDPNFEYDKLANLTEGYSGSDLKNLCVAAAYRPVQELIEEENIAQGGTNSTTTVLRPLNLDDFIQSKSKVGPSVAYDATSMNELRKWNEMYGEGGSRTKASFGF from the exons ATGTACTTGAGGAGAATACAGTGTAGGGACCGGAGATGGGCTTTCGTATTGCAGCCATCAAAATACTCTTTTAGTCCAAGATTCTCAGATCATGCAAACTTGCAATCTTTTTCCTCCAAGACCACTGTGAGAGCATATGCTTCTCATGGTAGTTTCTTGAGAAGACATCTTTTAGGTTCAGATTCATATAGCTTTGCTTCATATAGAAATAATTGTATTGGTCTGGACAAAAGGACTAGTTTATGTATAAGTACTCAGTTACGTGCATATAGTTCTGAAAGTGATGGAAGAAATGCAAGTGAGGATAAGCATGTGCACGTTAAAGATGGAGCTAACATTGATAAAGGGAAAAATCAGAAAGAGAAGTTTGACAAAGATGTCAAGTATTGCAATGAGCATGCACGACTTGGCGAGCAGGATCAAGCGGAATGGCTTCATAATGAGAAACTTGGAATAGAAAGTAAGAAGAAAGAATCACCATTTTTGACAAGAAGGGATAAGTTCAGAAATGAGTTTCTAAGAAGAATTGTTCCTTGGGAGAAAATAAACATTTCATGGGACACATTTCCTTATCATGTCAA TGAGCACACCAAGAATCTACTGGTGGAATGTACTGCTTCACATTTGAGACATAATTCATTCGCTTCATCTTTTGGTGTTCGTCTCACATCTTCAAGTGGGAGGATATTGCTTCAGAGTGTTCCTG GCACTGAACTCTATCGTGAGAGGCTAGTTAAAGCTCTTGCACATGATTTACAAGTTCCATTATTAGTTCTTGATAGTAGCATCCTTGCTCCTTAT GACATTGATGATGAATTATCATCAGACTATGAGTCTGAAGATGATAATGCAGACTCCGGGGCAGAGGGCTCTTTGGAGTCAGAGAATGAGGATGATAATGATGCTGGCAATGAAGAAGAGTGGACTAGCAGTAATGAAGTGAAGTCAGATGCaagtgaaaatgaaaatgatAATGATGATGCAATAGCATCGGCTGAGGCTGCTCTTAAGAAGGTTAAAGCAGCTGTTCAGAAACTTGTTCCTTACAACATTGAAGAATTTGAAAAG ATATCATCTGGAGAATCTGAGAGTTCTGAGTCATCTAGGTCTAATGAAGCCAATTCTTCTGGTAAATCTGGGTGCCAGATAAGAAAAG GTGACCGAGTGAAGTACATTGGACCATCTACTCGAGCTACAATTGATGATAG GATCAGATTGGGGAAGATACTGACATCTGATGGGTCAACTAGTGCTTATACTGTTATACATGGCAG GCCTTTAACCACTGGTCAGAGAGGAGAGGTATATGAAGTAAGCGGAGATCAAGTTGCTGTCATAATGGATATTAATGAAGATCGTGGCAATGAGGGTGGGGCAGAGAATCTTAGTAGTGACCATCATACAAAACCACCGATTCGTTGGCTACATGGTA gggACATTGAGAATGATCTTGATGCTCAAGCACTAGATTGCTATATAGCACTGGAGGCTTTATGTGAG GTTTTGCATTCGAAACAACCGCTCATTGTCTACTTTCCAGATGGTTCACAGTGGTTGCATAAATCAGTTCCTAAGTCAAACCGTAATGAGTTTTTTAACAAGGTTGAAGAGCTGTTTGACCGGTTATCTGGCCCCGTTGTGTTGATCTGTGGGCAAAACAAAGTTCAATCAGGATCAAAGGAGAAAGAACAATTT ACAATGATACTTCCAAACTTTGGACGAGTTGCTAAGCTG CCTCTTTCTCTGAAGCGTTTGACTGAGGGATTCAGAGGTGCAAAGAGATCAGAAGATGATGAAATTCACAAGCTCTTTTCTAATGTTTTGTGCGTACACCCACCTAAG GATGAAAATGTGCTGGTAACATTTAAGAAACAACTTGAAGAAGACAGGAAAATTGTCGTTTCAAGAAGTAATTTGAATGAATTAAGGAAG GTTCTCGAAGAACATCAGCTGTCATGTGTGGATCTATTGCATGTAAACACTGATGGTGTTATTTTGACAAAGCAAA AAGCTGAAAAAGTTATTGGGTGGTCGAAAAACCATTACTTATCTTCATGTCTGCTCCCTTCTGTGAAAGGAGAACGGTTGTGCATCCCTCGTGAAAG TCTTGAGATTGCAATCTCAAGGTTGAAGGGCCAGGAAAATATATCACAGAAGCCTTCCCAAAACCTTAAG AACCTTGCGAAGGATGAGTTTGAGAGCAATTTCATTTCAGCTGTGGTACCCCCTGGTGAAATTGGGGTGAAGTTTGATGATATAGGTGCTCTTGAAAACGTGAAGAAGGCACTTAATGAACTTGTTATTCTTCCGATGAGAAGACCAGAACTCTTCTCTCGTGGTAACTTGTTGCGG CCTTGCAAAGGAATATTACTTTTTGGTCCTCCTGGAACTGGAAAAACACTTCTGGCCAAAGCACTTGCAACTGAAGCTGGTGCAAATTTTATTAGCATAACTGGTTCAACTCTTACTTCAAAG TGGTTTGGAGATGCAGAAAAACTAACAAAAGCTCTTTTCTCCTTTGCTAGCAAGCTTTCTCCTGTCATTATATTTGTTGATGAA GTTGACAGTTTGCTTGGTGCTCGTGGTGGTGCTTTTGAGCATGAAGCCACTAGGAGGATGAGGAATGAGTTCATGGCAGCTTGGGATGGATTGAGATCAAAAGAAAATCAAAGAATCCTCATTCTTGGTGCAACAAACCGGCCATTTGACCTTGACGATGCTGTCATTCGTCGCTTACCAAGAAG GATATATGTTGATTTACCTGATGCCGAAAATCGAATGAAGATTTTGAGAATATTTCTTGCACAAGAGAATTTGGATCCTAATTTTGAGTATGACAAACTTGCTAACTTGACTGAAGGATACTCTGGCAGTGATTTGAAG AACCTTTGTGTTGCTGCAGCATACAGACCTGTTCAAGAGCTCATAGAGGAAGAAAACATTGCACAG GGAGGGACTAATAGTACAACTACAGTATTAAGGCCTCTTAATTTGGATGATTTTATTCAGTCAAAATCCAAG GTGGGTCCGTCGGTGGCATACGATGCAACAAGTATGAATGAGCTGAGGAAGTGGAATGAAATGTATGGTGAAGGTGGTAGTAGGACTAAAGCATCATTCGGATTTTGA
- the LOC107632227 gene encoding ammonium transporter 3 member 1-like, protein MSLYAFACVFFCWIVWGYRMSFGDKLAPFWGKAAVALDEKYLLDPAFSGMFPNATMVYFQGVFAAITLILIAGALLGRMNFYAWMAFVPLWLTFSYTFTAFSIWSPNGFLFKLGIIDYSGGYVIHLSSGVAGFTAAYWVGPRLNKDRERFPPNNILLMLAGAGLLWMGWTGFNGGDPYSVGLDSSLAVLNTHACTATSLLTWVILDIIFFRKPSVIGAVQGMITGLVCITPAAGVVQGWAAILMGMLSGSIPWFTMMVVHKRSKLLQKVDDTMAVLHTHAIAGTLGGVLSGLFAVPKLNFLFYGSYNKYVGLFYGLKMGMSKTGFRQIWIQLVGIFFVVTLNVISTSLICLFIRMFIPLRMSEEDMEIGDEAAHGEEAYAIWGQGDKLENASSKYASSMYDDVEGATNKKKRSGQVEMM, encoded by the exons ATGTCCTTGTATGCATTTGCATGTGTCTTCTTCTGTTGGATTGTGTGGGGTTATAGAATGTCCTTTGGTGATAAGCTTGCACCATTTTGGGGTAAAGCTGCCGTTGCACTTGATGAAAAGTACCTTCTTGACCCTGCATTTTCAGGGATGTTCCCAAATGCAACAATGGTGTATTTCCAGGGTGTGTTTGCAGCCATAACATTGATTTTGATAGCTGGTGCTTTGTTGGGAAGAATGAACTTTTATGCATGGATGGCTTTTGTGCCTCTTTGGCTCACTTTCTCATACACCTTCACTGCATTCAGTATATGGAGTCCAAATGGGTTCTTGTTCAAGCTTGGGATAATTGATTACTCTGGTGGATATGTTATTCATTTGTCTTCTGGGGTTGCTGGATTCACTGCTGCTTATTGG GTTGGACCACGTCTTAACAAGGATAGAGAAAGGTTTCCTCCAAACAACATCCTACTGATGTTGGCTGGGGCTGGTTTACTCTGGATGGGGTGGACCGGCTTCAATGGCGGCGACCCCTACTCAGTAGGCCTGGATTCCTCCCTGGCCGTGTTGAACACTCATGCTTGCACTGCCACCAGCTTGCTCACTTGGGTCATTCTTGATATCATCTTCTTCCGCAAACCCTCCGTCATTGGTGCTGTTCAAGGCATGATCACCGGCTTGGTCTGCATTACCCCTGCCGCAG GAGTTGTGCAAGGATGGGCAGCAATTCTAATGGGGATGCTATCAGGCTCAATTCCGTGGTTCACAATGATGGTAGTTCACAAGAGATCAAAGCTTCTCCAAAAGGTGGATGACACAATGGCAGTGTTGCACACTCATGCCATTGCAGGAACCCTTGGAGGAGTCCTTTCAGGCCTATTTGCTGTGCCAAAGCTCAACTTCTTGTTCTATGGTTCTTACAACAAATATGTTGGACTCTTCTATGGCCTCAAAATGGGAATGAGCAAAACAGGGTTTAGACAAATATGGATCCAGTTAGTTGGGATTTTCTTTGTGGTGACATTGAATGTGATTAGCACAAGCTTGATATGCCTCTTCATTAGGATGTTTATTCCTCTGAGGATGTCTGAGGAAGACATGGAGATTGGTGATGAAGCTGCTCATGGTGAAGAGGCTTATGCTATATGGGGTCAAGGTGATAAGCTTGAGAATGCAAGCTCTAAGTATGCAAGTTCAATGTATGATGATGTTGAAGGAGCCACCAATAAGAAAAAGCGTAGTGGCCAAGTTGAGATGATGTAG
- the LOC107628719 gene encoding uncharacterized protein LOC107628719 isoform X2 gives MYLRRIQCRDRRWAFVLQPSKYSFSPRFSDHANLQSFSSKTTVRAYASHGSFLRRHLLGSDSYSFASYRNNCIGLDKRTSLCISTQLRAYSSESDGRNASEDKHVHVKDGANIDKGKNQKEKFDKDVKYCNEHARLGEQDQAEWLHNEKLGIESKKKESPFLTRRDKFRNEFLRRIVPWEKINISWDTFPYHVNEHTKNLLVECTASHLRHNSFASSFGVRLTSSSGRILLQSVPGTELYRERLVKALAHDLQVPLLVLDSSILAPYDIDDELSSDYESEDDNADSGAEGSLESENEDDNDAGNEEEWTSSNEVKSDASENENDNDDAIASAEAALKKVKAAVQKLVPYNIEEFEKISSGESESSESSRSNEANSSGKSGCQIRKGDRVKYIGPSTRATIDDRPLTTGQRGEVYEVSGDQVAVIMDINEDRGNEGGAENLSSDHHTKPPIRWLHGRDIENDLDAQALDCYIALEALCEVLHSKQPLIVYFPDGSQWLHKSVPKSNRNEFFNKVEELFDRLSGPVVLICGQNKVQSGSKEKEQFTMILPNFGRVAKLPLSLKRLTEGFRGAKRSEDDEIHKLFSNVLCVHPPKDENVLVTFKKQLEEDRKIVVSRSNLNELRKVLEEHQLSCVDLLHVNTDGVILTKQKAEKVIGWSKNHYLSSCLLPSVKGERLCIPRESLEIAISRLKGQENISQKPSQNLKNLAKDEFESNFISAVVPPGEIGVKFDDIGALENVKKALNELVILPMRRPELFSRGNLLRPCKGILLFGPPGTGKTLLAKALATEAGANFISITGSTLTSKWFGDAEKLTKALFSFASKLSPVIIFVDEVDSLLGARGGAFEHEATRRMRNEFMAAWDGLRSKENQRILILGATNRPFDLDDAVIRRLPRRIYVDLPDAENRMKILRIFLAQENLDPNFEYDKLANLTEGYSGSDLKNLCVAAAYRPVQELIEEENIAQGGTNSTTTVLRPLNLDDFIQSKSKVGPSVAYDATSMNELRKWNEMYGEGGSRTKASFGF, from the exons ATGTACTTGAGGAGAATACAGTGTAGGGACCGGAGATGGGCTTTCGTATTGCAGCCATCAAAATACTCTTTTAGTCCAAGATTCTCAGATCATGCAAACTTGCAATCTTTTTCCTCCAAGACCACTGTGAGAGCATATGCTTCTCATGGTAGTTTCTTGAGAAGACATCTTTTAGGTTCAGATTCATATAGCTTTGCTTCATATAGAAATAATTGTATTGGTCTGGACAAAAGGACTAGTTTATGTATAAGTACTCAGTTACGTGCATATAGTTCTGAAAGTGATGGAAGAAATGCAAGTGAGGATAAGCATGTGCACGTTAAAGATGGAGCTAACATTGATAAAGGGAAAAATCAGAAAGAGAAGTTTGACAAAGATGTCAAGTATTGCAATGAGCATGCACGACTTGGCGAGCAGGATCAAGCGGAATGGCTTCATAATGAGAAACTTGGAATAGAAAGTAAGAAGAAAGAATCACCATTTTTGACAAGAAGGGATAAGTTCAGAAATGAGTTTCTAAGAAGAATTGTTCCTTGGGAGAAAATAAACATTTCATGGGACACATTTCCTTATCATGTCAA TGAGCACACCAAGAATCTACTGGTGGAATGTACTGCTTCACATTTGAGACATAATTCATTCGCTTCATCTTTTGGTGTTCGTCTCACATCTTCAAGTGGGAGGATATTGCTTCAGAGTGTTCCTG GCACTGAACTCTATCGTGAGAGGCTAGTTAAAGCTCTTGCACATGATTTACAAGTTCCATTATTAGTTCTTGATAGTAGCATCCTTGCTCCTTAT GACATTGATGATGAATTATCATCAGACTATGAGTCTGAAGATGATAATGCAGACTCCGGGGCAGAGGGCTCTTTGGAGTCAGAGAATGAGGATGATAATGATGCTGGCAATGAAGAAGAGTGGACTAGCAGTAATGAAGTGAAGTCAGATGCaagtgaaaatgaaaatgatAATGATGATGCAATAGCATCGGCTGAGGCTGCTCTTAAGAAGGTTAAAGCAGCTGTTCAGAAACTTGTTCCTTACAACATTGAAGAATTTGAAAAG ATATCATCTGGAGAATCTGAGAGTTCTGAGTCATCTAGGTCTAATGAAGCCAATTCTTCTGGTAAATCTGGGTGCCAGATAAGAAAAG GTGACCGAGTGAAGTACATTGGACCATCTACTCGAGCTACAATTGATGATAG GCCTTTAACCACTGGTCAGAGAGGAGAGGTATATGAAGTAAGCGGAGATCAAGTTGCTGTCATAATGGATATTAATGAAGATCGTGGCAATGAGGGTGGGGCAGAGAATCTTAGTAGTGACCATCATACAAAACCACCGATTCGTTGGCTACATGGTA gggACATTGAGAATGATCTTGATGCTCAAGCACTAGATTGCTATATAGCACTGGAGGCTTTATGTGAG GTTTTGCATTCGAAACAACCGCTCATTGTCTACTTTCCAGATGGTTCACAGTGGTTGCATAAATCAGTTCCTAAGTCAAACCGTAATGAGTTTTTTAACAAGGTTGAAGAGCTGTTTGACCGGTTATCTGGCCCCGTTGTGTTGATCTGTGGGCAAAACAAAGTTCAATCAGGATCAAAGGAGAAAGAACAATTT ACAATGATACTTCCAAACTTTGGACGAGTTGCTAAGCTG CCTCTTTCTCTGAAGCGTTTGACTGAGGGATTCAGAGGTGCAAAGAGATCAGAAGATGATGAAATTCACAAGCTCTTTTCTAATGTTTTGTGCGTACACCCACCTAAG GATGAAAATGTGCTGGTAACATTTAAGAAACAACTTGAAGAAGACAGGAAAATTGTCGTTTCAAGAAGTAATTTGAATGAATTAAGGAAG GTTCTCGAAGAACATCAGCTGTCATGTGTGGATCTATTGCATGTAAACACTGATGGTGTTATTTTGACAAAGCAAA AAGCTGAAAAAGTTATTGGGTGGTCGAAAAACCATTACTTATCTTCATGTCTGCTCCCTTCTGTGAAAGGAGAACGGTTGTGCATCCCTCGTGAAAG TCTTGAGATTGCAATCTCAAGGTTGAAGGGCCAGGAAAATATATCACAGAAGCCTTCCCAAAACCTTAAG AACCTTGCGAAGGATGAGTTTGAGAGCAATTTCATTTCAGCTGTGGTACCCCCTGGTGAAATTGGGGTGAAGTTTGATGATATAGGTGCTCTTGAAAACGTGAAGAAGGCACTTAATGAACTTGTTATTCTTCCGATGAGAAGACCAGAACTCTTCTCTCGTGGTAACTTGTTGCGG CCTTGCAAAGGAATATTACTTTTTGGTCCTCCTGGAACTGGAAAAACACTTCTGGCCAAAGCACTTGCAACTGAAGCTGGTGCAAATTTTATTAGCATAACTGGTTCAACTCTTACTTCAAAG TGGTTTGGAGATGCAGAAAAACTAACAAAAGCTCTTTTCTCCTTTGCTAGCAAGCTTTCTCCTGTCATTATATTTGTTGATGAA GTTGACAGTTTGCTTGGTGCTCGTGGTGGTGCTTTTGAGCATGAAGCCACTAGGAGGATGAGGAATGAGTTCATGGCAGCTTGGGATGGATTGAGATCAAAAGAAAATCAAAGAATCCTCATTCTTGGTGCAACAAACCGGCCATTTGACCTTGACGATGCTGTCATTCGTCGCTTACCAAGAAG GATATATGTTGATTTACCTGATGCCGAAAATCGAATGAAGATTTTGAGAATATTTCTTGCACAAGAGAATTTGGATCCTAATTTTGAGTATGACAAACTTGCTAACTTGACTGAAGGATACTCTGGCAGTGATTTGAAG AACCTTTGTGTTGCTGCAGCATACAGACCTGTTCAAGAGCTCATAGAGGAAGAAAACATTGCACAG GGAGGGACTAATAGTACAACTACAGTATTAAGGCCTCTTAATTTGGATGATTTTATTCAGTCAAAATCCAAG GTGGGTCCGTCGGTGGCATACGATGCAACAAGTATGAATGAGCTGAGGAAGTGGAATGAAATGTATGGTGAAGGTGGTAGTAGGACTAAAGCATCATTCGGATTTTGA
- the LOC107628719 gene encoding peroxisomal biogenesis factor 6 isoform X3: MSSTELYRERLVKALAHDLQVPLLVLDSSILAPYDIDDELSSDYESEDDNADSGAEGSLESENEDDNDAGNEEEWTSSNEVKSDASENENDNDDAIASAEAALKKVKAAVQKLVPYNIEEFEKISSGESESSESSRSNEANSSGKSGCQIRKGDRVKYIGPSTRATIDDRIRLGKILTSDGSTSAYTVIHGRPLTTGQRGEVYEVSGDQVAVIMDINEDRGNEGGAENLSSDHHTKPPIRWLHGRDIENDLDAQALDCYIALEALCEVLHSKQPLIVYFPDGSQWLHKSVPKSNRNEFFNKVEELFDRLSGPVVLICGQNKVQSGSKEKEQFTMILPNFGRVAKLPLSLKRLTEGFRGAKRSEDDEIHKLFSNVLCVHPPKDENVLVTFKKQLEEDRKIVVSRSNLNELRKVLEEHQLSCVDLLHVNTDGVILTKQKAEKVIGWSKNHYLSSCLLPSVKGERLCIPRESLEIAISRLKGQENISQKPSQNLKNLAKDEFESNFISAVVPPGEIGVKFDDIGALENVKKALNELVILPMRRPELFSRGNLLRPCKGILLFGPPGTGKTLLAKALATEAGANFISITGSTLTSKWFGDAEKLTKALFSFASKLSPVIIFVDEVDSLLGARGGAFEHEATRRMRNEFMAAWDGLRSKENQRILILGATNRPFDLDDAVIRRLPRRIYVDLPDAENRMKILRIFLAQENLDPNFEYDKLANLTEGYSGSDLKNLCVAAAYRPVQELIEEENIAQGGTNSTTTVLRPLNLDDFIQSKSKVGPSVAYDATSMNELRKWNEMYGEGGSRTKASFGF; encoded by the exons ATGTCAA GCACTGAACTCTATCGTGAGAGGCTAGTTAAAGCTCTTGCACATGATTTACAAGTTCCATTATTAGTTCTTGATAGTAGCATCCTTGCTCCTTAT GACATTGATGATGAATTATCATCAGACTATGAGTCTGAAGATGATAATGCAGACTCCGGGGCAGAGGGCTCTTTGGAGTCAGAGAATGAGGATGATAATGATGCTGGCAATGAAGAAGAGTGGACTAGCAGTAATGAAGTGAAGTCAGATGCaagtgaaaatgaaaatgatAATGATGATGCAATAGCATCGGCTGAGGCTGCTCTTAAGAAGGTTAAAGCAGCTGTTCAGAAACTTGTTCCTTACAACATTGAAGAATTTGAAAAG ATATCATCTGGAGAATCTGAGAGTTCTGAGTCATCTAGGTCTAATGAAGCCAATTCTTCTGGTAAATCTGGGTGCCAGATAAGAAAAG GTGACCGAGTGAAGTACATTGGACCATCTACTCGAGCTACAATTGATGATAG GATCAGATTGGGGAAGATACTGACATCTGATGGGTCAACTAGTGCTTATACTGTTATACATGGCAG GCCTTTAACCACTGGTCAGAGAGGAGAGGTATATGAAGTAAGCGGAGATCAAGTTGCTGTCATAATGGATATTAATGAAGATCGTGGCAATGAGGGTGGGGCAGAGAATCTTAGTAGTGACCATCATACAAAACCACCGATTCGTTGGCTACATGGTA gggACATTGAGAATGATCTTGATGCTCAAGCACTAGATTGCTATATAGCACTGGAGGCTTTATGTGAG GTTTTGCATTCGAAACAACCGCTCATTGTCTACTTTCCAGATGGTTCACAGTGGTTGCATAAATCAGTTCCTAAGTCAAACCGTAATGAGTTTTTTAACAAGGTTGAAGAGCTGTTTGACCGGTTATCTGGCCCCGTTGTGTTGATCTGTGGGCAAAACAAAGTTCAATCAGGATCAAAGGAGAAAGAACAATTT ACAATGATACTTCCAAACTTTGGACGAGTTGCTAAGCTG CCTCTTTCTCTGAAGCGTTTGACTGAGGGATTCAGAGGTGCAAAGAGATCAGAAGATGATGAAATTCACAAGCTCTTTTCTAATGTTTTGTGCGTACACCCACCTAAG GATGAAAATGTGCTGGTAACATTTAAGAAACAACTTGAAGAAGACAGGAAAATTGTCGTTTCAAGAAGTAATTTGAATGAATTAAGGAAG GTTCTCGAAGAACATCAGCTGTCATGTGTGGATCTATTGCATGTAAACACTGATGGTGTTATTTTGACAAAGCAAA AAGCTGAAAAAGTTATTGGGTGGTCGAAAAACCATTACTTATCTTCATGTCTGCTCCCTTCTGTGAAAGGAGAACGGTTGTGCATCCCTCGTGAAAG TCTTGAGATTGCAATCTCAAGGTTGAAGGGCCAGGAAAATATATCACAGAAGCCTTCCCAAAACCTTAAG AACCTTGCGAAGGATGAGTTTGAGAGCAATTTCATTTCAGCTGTGGTACCCCCTGGTGAAATTGGGGTGAAGTTTGATGATATAGGTGCTCTTGAAAACGTGAAGAAGGCACTTAATGAACTTGTTATTCTTCCGATGAGAAGACCAGAACTCTTCTCTCGTGGTAACTTGTTGCGG CCTTGCAAAGGAATATTACTTTTTGGTCCTCCTGGAACTGGAAAAACACTTCTGGCCAAAGCACTTGCAACTGAAGCTGGTGCAAATTTTATTAGCATAACTGGTTCAACTCTTACTTCAAAG TGGTTTGGAGATGCAGAAAAACTAACAAAAGCTCTTTTCTCCTTTGCTAGCAAGCTTTCTCCTGTCATTATATTTGTTGATGAA GTTGACAGTTTGCTTGGTGCTCGTGGTGGTGCTTTTGAGCATGAAGCCACTAGGAGGATGAGGAATGAGTTCATGGCAGCTTGGGATGGATTGAGATCAAAAGAAAATCAAAGAATCCTCATTCTTGGTGCAACAAACCGGCCATTTGACCTTGACGATGCTGTCATTCGTCGCTTACCAAGAAG GATATATGTTGATTTACCTGATGCCGAAAATCGAATGAAGATTTTGAGAATATTTCTTGCACAAGAGAATTTGGATCCTAATTTTGAGTATGACAAACTTGCTAACTTGACTGAAGGATACTCTGGCAGTGATTTGAAG AACCTTTGTGTTGCTGCAGCATACAGACCTGTTCAAGAGCTCATAGAGGAAGAAAACATTGCACAG GGAGGGACTAATAGTACAACTACAGTATTAAGGCCTCTTAATTTGGATGATTTTATTCAGTCAAAATCCAAG GTGGGTCCGTCGGTGGCATACGATGCAACAAGTATGAATGAGCTGAGGAAGTGGAATGAAATGTATGGTGAAGGTGGTAGTAGGACTAAAGCATCATTCGGATTTTGA